In the genome of Pseudomonas sp. P5_109, one region contains:
- a CDS encoding RHS repeat-associated core domain-containing protein: protein MNSPSIHWQTPLLSVRAPRAMTVRRVQFWRDTPGLPAQARVNRSAFDSAGRAVAEWDPRLGMEPSAPANLATIYSLSGKVLSTLSVDAGLRVSLFAEAGQVVQSWDGRGAQRRVEYDALLRTVALFEQARSTERYEYGAAQLAFADHNQCGQLIRHDDPAGTRHFNAFGLTGALLEQTQHFLRDLDSPDWPMPINERNVLLEPGEGARTVWCFNSLDDRLEQTDAQGNRQRFNQTVDGQLRDSWLHLKSTTEPRQMVRAMDYNANGQVERQISGNGVISLFDYSPSDDRLIRLRALRANHQSLQDLSYRHDPVGNILCINDKALPIRYFANQRIEPVSCYEYDSLSQLIRATGWEAGSANRGPSKIEDPKAVANYQQTYRYDAGGNLLELTHQGPQRHGRVLTAAKFSNRCLLVQDGRPPTDAEIAGAFDESGNLLRLEKDRTLSWDVRNQLQQVCPVERESELNDTERYIYGGGGMRQRKIRSAHTHARAVISETRYFPGLEVRRVDDDILHVITAQAGRTTVQVLNWESAPPNNLANDQYRYNLADHLGSCALELDHEAKVISRETYHPFGSTAFSERGDSNEVSYRTLRYSGKERDATGLYYYGLRYYIPWLQRWTTVDPAGIADGLNLYCMVANRPLVFRDANGQVRGLPEGVVVKDERDPRQNVVGADQANPVIARELDLPPEMSHSVESTVGTSMANASLPRWTPLQYLAAHKDSQRTLVVGCGASPQNVTSMGGIRGGACSLGSSHEHDFTVDIDAGANADLTADLVTYRGTDLGRDGLQQFDVISFEYLFRGPRNPFKNEHIQAWIQAADALSRPGAEVFFFNGHAPYREVAAQELRRLSYSVREESSNPGNRRGHVFVVGKKPGNSLFSKIRKLF from the coding sequence GTGAACAGCCCATCGATTCACTGGCAGACTCCGCTGTTGAGTGTCCGCGCCCCTCGTGCAATGACGGTGCGCAGGGTGCAGTTCTGGCGCGACACTCCTGGCTTGCCAGCACAGGCGCGCGTCAACCGTAGTGCCTTTGACAGTGCCGGCAGGGCGGTGGCCGAGTGGGACCCGCGTCTGGGAATGGAGCCATCGGCGCCTGCCAATCTGGCGACGATATACTCGCTGAGTGGCAAGGTGCTAAGCACTCTGAGCGTGGATGCGGGGCTGCGGGTCAGTCTGTTTGCAGAGGCTGGACAGGTCGTGCAGAGCTGGGATGGTCGGGGCGCTCAGCGTCGCGTTGAGTACGATGCTCTGTTGCGTACCGTGGCATTGTTTGAACAGGCACGCTCTACGGAGCGTTACGAATACGGCGCTGCGCAGCTTGCCTTTGCCGACCACAACCAATGCGGCCAATTGATTCGCCACGATGACCCGGCGGGGACGCGACACTTCAACGCGTTCGGGTTGACAGGCGCATTGCTTGAGCAGACGCAGCACTTTCTGCGAGACCTGGATTCACCGGATTGGCCAATGCCAATCAATGAGCGCAATGTGCTGCTTGAGCCGGGCGAGGGTGCCCGCACCGTTTGGTGTTTCAATTCCCTGGATGACCGGTTGGAGCAAACCGATGCCCAAGGTAATCGCCAGCGTTTCAACCAAACCGTTGATGGCCAGTTGCGTGATAGTTGGTTACACCTGAAAAGCACGACCGAGCCCCGGCAAATGGTCCGCGCGATGGATTACAACGCCAACGGCCAGGTTGAACGTCAGATTTCAGGCAACGGCGTCATCAGTCTGTTCGACTACAGTCCCTCGGATGACCGGCTCATTCGCCTGCGGGCCTTGCGTGCCAACCACCAATCGCTGCAAGACCTGAGTTACCGTCACGACCCGGTGGGTAATATCCTCTGCATCAATGACAAGGCGTTGCCCATTCGTTACTTTGCCAATCAGCGTATCGAGCCGGTCAGCTGTTACGAGTACGACAGTCTGTCGCAATTGATCCGGGCTACCGGTTGGGAGGCCGGGAGTGCCAATCGCGGACCGTCCAAAATCGAAGACCCCAAAGCCGTCGCCAATTATCAGCAGACGTATCGTTACGATGCCGGCGGTAATTTGCTGGAACTGACTCATCAAGGGCCCCAACGACATGGCCGTGTTTTGACCGCAGCGAAATTCAGTAATCGTTGCTTGCTGGTACAGGATGGACGCCCGCCGACAGACGCTGAAATAGCAGGAGCGTTCGATGAAAGCGGCAATTTGTTGAGGCTGGAAAAAGACCGGACACTGAGTTGGGACGTTCGCAATCAACTTCAACAGGTGTGCCCGGTAGAGCGCGAGTCGGAGCTCAACGACACGGAGCGGTACATCTACGGCGGTGGTGGCATGCGTCAACGCAAGATACGCTCGGCCCACACCCATGCACGCGCAGTCATCAGCGAAACCCGCTATTTTCCAGGGCTGGAAGTACGCCGCGTAGATGATGACATACTTCATGTCATCACTGCCCAAGCCGGGCGCACGACGGTGCAAGTGCTGAATTGGGAAAGTGCGCCGCCCAACAACTTGGCCAATGACCAATACCGCTACAACCTCGCCGACCATCTCGGCTCATGTGCTCTGGAATTGGACCACGAGGCCAAGGTCATCAGCCGTGAAACCTATCACCCGTTTGGCAGTACGGCGTTCAGTGAACGGGGAGATTCGAATGAGGTGAGTTATCGCACGTTGCGTTACTCGGGCAAGGAGCGGGATGCGACGGGGCTTTATTACTATGGGCTCAGATATTACATCCCGTGGTTGCAGCGTTGGACAACGGTTGACCCGGCGGGCATCGCTGATGGGCTCAACCTATATTGCATGGTCGCGAACCGCCCCCTGGTTTTTCGTGACGCTAATGGTCAAGTCCGAGGTTTGCCAGAGGGTGTAGTGGTGAAGGATGAGCGCGATCCTCGGCAGAATGTTGTAGGTGCTGATCAGGCCAACCCTGTCATAGCTAGGGAACTAGATTTACCCCCTGAAATGTCACACTCAGTGGAATCAACTGTGGGTACATCAATGGCCAATGCGTCTCTACCCCGATGGACTCCTTTGCAATACCTGGCGGCGCATAAGGACAGTCAGCGAACATTGGTCGTGGGATGTGGTGCCAGTCCGCAAAACGTGACCAGCATGGGTGGCATTCGAGGAGGTGCCTGTTCTTTGGGAAGCTCCCATGAGCATGACTTTACGGTGGATATCGATGCGGGAGCGAACGCGGACCTTACGGCTGACCTGGTCACTTACAGAGGCACAGATCTTGGTCGAGATGGGTTGCAGCAGTTTGACGTGATCAGTTTTGAGTATCTCTTCAGAGGACCGCGTAATCCATTTAAAAATGAGCACATTCAGGCCTGGATTCAAGCAGCCGATGCATTGTCGCGGCCAGGAGCCGAGGTTTTTTTCTTTAATGGCCATGCCCCGTACAGAGAGGTTGCGGCGCAAGAATTGAGGCGGCTGAGTTACTCAGTGAGGGAAGAAAGCAGCAATCCTGGAAACCGCCGCGGACACGTATTCGTTGTGGGTAAAAAACCAGGGAATTCTCTTTTCAGCAAAATCAGAAAATTGTTTTGA
- a CDS encoding neuraminidase-like domain-containing protein: MSSTLDSQLNETLRDALVAYYLDELVPNAAEFVDSGLSDKIKTANDLYEYKLLDVQVSQAVPSSPVASAIASLQQYINGALMGMEPGYEVKVMEDHLLTQWREINSQYPIWAANQQLRYYPEVYIDPSLRMSKSTYFQQLENDINQNKIHIDTTQEAVLSYLASFEEVANLTIINGYISTDDFKNGMYYFIGKSRAESVYYWRSVDMSQRTYKDMSGSNPDRPKFDYPQPGAWSDWHKANLPISASAIERTIRPVLFNNRLFVFWVECIDNNPQALTVEHDTAPDPGMPLTTVKTNPMLRLNLVYKKYDDSWSVPQTIIEAWSEAPRFKTEDLDKWVESITVHDSSTSPDSMFVAMYAGYTAGAAQDGVHDQYDFLKTAMIDKNFNVTELFPSRGYVPSVGTAADIKAPHVLRVGRIFALDNKTRFQFRLPAFTVALKSVETSSPNTAGEPWNFRGWQTKIRTPVKDVDVRFNKLAQRLEFDSKISSSFSWSPRLKTWLFSTRDSYGFSWRLTLITSDNPTPPYEELLSGSKLEMIKGPPVGPGSKYYFGLRVNWNPGFFGSIIRDSAEVEYCTLPGMPDGASVSLAGKVILELALIYLVDNPELVVSGSIGSPDNYSHELDGYMEFQKEASYNFQNLILRPADLNNFTPAHPGYHALHYSSALLERNPPDTQTISIAIDPETLLPDWNGNWPVGVKKIPLIHGIKVFSSGQEMGHALKLTLIELELAPRVTTPLIAPYINTRPSPTLGTAEFIDFTGSGIARNDDNSAARQPIRMNTLFARELINKANIALENLLDWDTQNLEEPPLQPPSAVNRMDFHGANGLYFWELFLHLPFMVSQRLNLEQKFDEAEQWLGFIFDPARKNASNGRPDYWNVRPLMDDPVEMDYASRKPDDPDGIASSHPVRYRKAIYLHYLKNLLDRGDAAYRQLTPDSLGEAKLWYVRVLDLLGPRPDIKLVDHWLPITLKTLSDSISTELRAFEQRLISQDQLRADSAEANDGQSLYDFAEPALYLRTFSPDPTLMDLDSDYLRLPINQHLVRTWDIAEARLDNLRNNRTLDGKPLMLPLFAAPLNPRDLLAAYGQGAASGGAARLLAQDVPHYRFNVMHNRASSAVETLIQFGNTLLSLIERKEQAQLHELQGQQAWEFAQFAIELQRQAQVIDVEQRKALEASKAVVQGRLDFYTRLADEVVNAGEQGAAGLHLAGRVAEGVGAVANAIGGALIVPPNAVGAVGGKISGAANGGGGGGSVGGWRLDGVTRMVAAFAFGLASGFHGAAEATDRAESFRRRHQEWKQARDQAQLEIQQIDAQLKVLEQQALATTVQLNQAHAAQEQALASYEFLRTRFSNAQLYQWLNGQFATFYYQAYDATLALCLAAEACWQFEIADYTSRFIQVGAWKDSYRGLGAGESLKLQLLKMESAYITRNERLLEITRTVSLRQLKDQTPDSEMNQDWPTIELRLEEEGDVAFELTRAMYESDYPTHTLRRIKRISVTLPVTLGPYEDICATLTQTYNAVQIGDSLKENLRASQQVVLSGGVADDGLFVFDFNDERYLPFEGTGAISRWLLHFPNHVQQEAMIKSLTDIIVQVQYTAKS; this comes from the coding sequence ATGTCCAGCACCCTCGACAGTCAACTCAACGAAACCCTGCGCGATGCCCTGGTGGCCTACTACCTGGATGAACTGGTACCCAATGCTGCGGAATTTGTCGATAGCGGCTTGAGCGACAAAATCAAGACCGCCAACGACCTCTACGAATACAAACTGTTGGACGTGCAGGTCAGCCAGGCGGTGCCCAGCAGCCCGGTGGCGTCGGCGATTGCCAGCCTGCAGCAGTACATCAACGGCGCGTTGATGGGCATGGAGCCGGGGTATGAAGTCAAGGTCATGGAAGACCATCTGCTCACGCAGTGGCGCGAGATCAACAGCCAGTATCCGATCTGGGCGGCCAACCAGCAGTTGCGTTATTACCCGGAGGTGTACATCGACCCCTCATTGCGCATGAGCAAGTCGACCTACTTCCAGCAACTGGAAAACGACATCAACCAGAACAAGATTCACATCGACACGACTCAGGAAGCGGTGCTGAGCTATCTGGCCAGTTTCGAAGAAGTGGCCAACCTGACCATCATCAATGGCTACATCTCCACCGATGATTTCAAGAACGGCATGTACTACTTCATCGGCAAGTCCCGGGCCGAGAGCGTGTATTACTGGCGTTCGGTGGACATGTCCCAGCGTACCTACAAGGACATGAGCGGCAGCAACCCTGACCGGCCCAAATTCGATTATCCGCAGCCGGGCGCCTGGTCGGATTGGCACAAGGCCAACCTGCCGATCTCGGCCAGTGCCATCGAGCGCACGATTCGGCCGGTGCTGTTTAATAACCGCTTGTTTGTGTTCTGGGTCGAGTGCATCGACAACAACCCTCAGGCCTTGACGGTAGAACACGACACGGCCCCGGATCCGGGCATGCCGCTGACTACGGTCAAGACCAATCCGATGTTGCGGCTGAACCTGGTCTACAAGAAATACGACGACAGCTGGAGCGTGCCGCAAACCATTATCGAGGCGTGGAGCGAGGCGCCACGGTTCAAGACCGAGGATCTGGATAAATGGGTCGAAAGTATCACGGTGCACGACAGCTCGACTTCGCCCGACTCGATGTTCGTGGCGATGTATGCCGGGTATACCGCTGGCGCTGCTCAGGATGGCGTACACGACCAGTATGATTTTTTGAAAACGGCGATGATTGACAAGAACTTTAATGTCACGGAGTTGTTTCCCAGTCGCGGGTATGTGCCCAGCGTTGGGACTGCGGCAGATATAAAGGCGCCACATGTATTAAGGGTAGGGCGGATATTTGCGCTCGATAATAAAACACGGTTTCAGTTTAGGCTGCCTGCGTTTACTGTTGCACTGAAAAGTGTCGAGACGAGTTCGCCGAATACGGCAGGAGAGCCATGGAATTTTCGAGGGTGGCAAACTAAAATTCGCACGCCTGTCAAGGATGTTGATGTGAGATTTAATAAGCTTGCACAGCGTCTTGAATTTGATTCAAAAATATCCAGTAGTTTCTCTTGGTCGCCACGACTCAAAACGTGGTTGTTTTCGACGCGGGACAGTTATGGCTTTAGTTGGAGATTAACGCTGATAACCTCAGATAATCCAACTCCTCCGTATGAGGAACTGCTTTCAGGTTCGAAGTTGGAAATGATAAAAGGTCCGCCGGTTGGGCCTGGATCGAAATATTATTTCGGCTTGAGAGTAAACTGGAATCCGGGTTTCTTTGGAAGCATAATAAGGGACAGTGCCGAAGTCGAATATTGTACATTGCCGGGAATGCCTGATGGGGCCTCTGTTTCGCTTGCCGGTAAGGTGATTTTGGAATTGGCACTGATTTATTTAGTGGATAATCCGGAGCTTGTTGTTAGTGGGTCGATTGGGTCCCCTGATAATTATAGTCATGAGCTAGATGGTTATATGGAATTTCAAAAAGAAGCTTCTTATAACTTCCAGAATCTTATTCTAAGACCAGCAGATCTGAACAATTTTACCCCTGCTCATCCCGGCTACCATGCGCTGCATTACTCTTCGGCGCTTTTGGAGAGAAATCCACCTGATACGCAGACAATATCCATCGCCATCGATCCTGAAACGCTGCTACCGGACTGGAATGGCAATTGGCCTGTGGGTGTAAAAAAAATCCCACTGATACATGGCATCAAGGTTTTCAGCAGCGGCCAGGAAATGGGGCACGCGCTTAAACTCACCCTCATTGAGCTTGAACTTGCCCCCCGAGTCACGACTCCACTGATCGCCCCTTACATCAACACCCGCCCCAGCCCAACCCTGGGCACTGCCGAGTTCATCGATTTCACCGGCTCGGGCATTGCTCGCAACGACGACAATAGCGCCGCGCGCCAACCGATCCGCATGAACACCCTGTTCGCCCGCGAGCTGATCAACAAGGCCAACATCGCCCTGGAAAACCTGTTGGACTGGGACACCCAGAACCTCGAAGAGCCGCCCTTGCAGCCACCGTCAGCGGTCAACCGCATGGACTTCCACGGTGCCAATGGCCTGTACTTTTGGGAATTGTTTCTGCACTTGCCATTCATGGTCAGCCAGCGCTTGAACCTGGAACAAAAATTCGACGAGGCCGAGCAGTGGCTGGGTTTCATTTTTGACCCGGCACGCAAAAACGCCAGCAACGGCCGCCCGGACTACTGGAACGTGCGGCCACTGATGGACGACCCGGTGGAGATGGATTACGCCAGCCGCAAACCCGATGACCCGGACGGTATCGCCAGCAGTCATCCCGTGCGTTACCGCAAGGCGATTTACCTGCACTACCTGAAAAACCTGCTGGACCGGGGCGATGCCGCCTACCGGCAATTGACCCCCGACAGCCTCGGCGAAGCCAAGCTGTGGTACGTGCGGGTTCTGGATCTGTTGGGGCCGCGCCCGGACATCAAGTTGGTGGACCACTGGCTGCCCATCACCCTGAAAACCCTGAGTGATTCCATCAGCACCGAACTGCGCGCGTTTGAGCAGCGGCTGATCAGTCAGGACCAATTGCGTGCCGACAGCGCCGAGGCCAACGACGGTCAATCGCTTTATGACTTTGCCGAGCCTGCGTTGTACTTGCGCACTTTTAGCCCTGACCCGACCCTGATGGATCTGGACAGCGATTACTTGCGCCTGCCGATCAACCAACATCTGGTGCGCACCTGGGACATCGCCGAAGCGCGTCTGGATAACCTGCGCAACAACCGCACCCTGGATGGCAAGCCCTTGATGCTGCCGTTGTTTGCCGCGCCGTTGAACCCACGCGACCTGCTGGCGGCCTACGGCCAGGGCGCAGCGTCCGGCGGTGCCGCGCGGCTGCTGGCCCAGGACGTGCCGCATTATCGTTTCAATGTCATGCACAACCGCGCCAGCAGTGCCGTGGAGACCCTGATCCAGTTCGGCAACACGCTGCTGTCGTTGATCGAGCGCAAGGAGCAGGCACAGCTCCACGAGCTGCAAGGCCAGCAAGCCTGGGAGTTCGCGCAGTTTGCCATTGAACTGCAGCGTCAGGCGCAAGTGATCGACGTCGAACAGCGCAAGGCCCTGGAGGCAAGCAAGGCAGTGGTGCAGGGGCGTCTGGACTTTTACACGCGGTTGGCGGATGAAGTGGTGAACGCGGGTGAACAAGGTGCCGCAGGACTGCATTTAGCGGGGCGTGTCGCGGAAGGAGTAGGCGCCGTCGCTAATGCCATTGGTGGCGCTTTAATTGTCCCGCCCAATGCGGTCGGGGCCGTCGGCGGTAAGATCTCAGGTGCGGCCAATGGTGGGGGTGGCGGTGGATCGGTGGGTGGCTGGCGTCTGGACGGCGTAACAAGAATGGTCGCGGCGTTCGCTTTCGGCCTGGCCTCTGGGTTCCACGGCGCTGCCGAGGCGACGGACCGCGCCGAGAGCTTTCGCCGCCGCCATCAGGAATGGAAGCAGGCTCGTGATCAGGCCCAGCTTGAAATACAGCAGATCGATGCGCAGTTGAAGGTGCTTGAACAACAAGCCCTGGCCACGACCGTGCAGTTGAACCAGGCGCACGCCGCCCAGGAACAGGCATTGGCCAGTTATGAATTCCTGCGTACCCGCTTCAGCAACGCGCAACTCTATCAGTGGCTCAACGGCCAGTTCGCGACCTTCTATTACCAGGCCTACGACGCCACGCTGGCGCTGTGTCTGGCCGCCGAAGCCTGTTGGCAGTTCGAAATCGCCGACTACACCAGCCGCTTCATCCAGGTCGGCGCCTGGAAGGACAGCTACCGTGGCCTGGGAGCCGGTGAGTCATTGAAATTGCAGTTATTGAAAATGGAGTCGGCCTACATCACTCGCAACGAACGACTGCTGGAAATCACCAGGACCGTGTCCCTGCGTCAGCTCAAGGACCAGACCCCGGATTCAGAGATGAACCAGGACTGGCCCACCATTGAGTTGCGTTTGGAGGAGGAGGGTGACGTGGCATTCGAACTGACCAGGGCGATGTACGAAAGTGATTACCCAACGCACACGCTGCGGCGGATCAAACGCATCAGCGTGACCTTGCCGGTGACCCTGGGCCCGTATGAAGACATCTGCGCCACGCTGACGCAAACGTACAACGCCGTACAGATCGGTGACAGCCTCAAGGAAAACCTGCGGGCCAGTCAGCAAGTGGTGTTGTCCGGCGGTGTGGCGGATGACGGGTTGTTTGTCTTTGATTTCAACGATGAGCGTTACTTGCCCTTCGAGGGCACTGGGGCGATTTCCCGCTGGCTATTGCACTTTCCCAATCACGTACAGCAAGAGGCAATGATCAAGAGCTTGACCGACATCATTGTGCAGGTCCAGTACACGGCCAAGTCGTGA